The window AACTTTCACTTTCACCAAGAGGTCATGGTGATCTGCTAAGGCTCGAATTTTCTTAACGCACACTCCAGATGTGGTGCATAAGTAAAAAAGGGAACCTTTATTGAATTCTCTGTAGTTGAATACTTCTGCTCTGAGATTGTCATAGATGATCTCAAATAAAGTCAGGGCATTAATAAGAATTTCTGATTCCACATAAGAATTATAGAGGGAACTAAATGATGATGGCACTTGGGTACTGAGCAGTTTTTTTAACATATCTGGATTTTCAgcaaaatttgaaagtattttcaaaatttcaaccTTGATTTTTCCACCTCCCTGAGATAACAAACGGAAAAAGTTTGCAATGGAATTGACAAGCAGGTGCTGGTAGTCATTAGTAATAGTCatgtttgttaaaaattttagtcCAACTACCTGTACTGCTGAGTTCAGGTTAGAGGCCATGATGTCATCCATCACTTTATTCATGTATATCTGAAGCCGGCCCTGATTTTCATAATTCTCACTCAGGTTATTCATGGCCATTAAGGCCTTCTCCTTAATGTGGGGATCTGTTTTGTTGATCATGTTTGCAATAATCGGGAGGCCTCCCAATTTGCGAATTGTGTCTTGGTTACATGAATAATTGGCATTGTTGCTCAGAGTAAGCAAAGCCACTTGCTGGATGAAAGGATCATCTGATTTCTGAAGCAAAGCAAGGACTTTTCTGAGATCTCGGACACCCAGAATCTCATCAATTTCATAAGGAAAGGGGCGCTTCTGCATGGGAGCGggtctcctccctcttcctctctgctgggTCTCAGGCTCAGAGTCTGATTCTGACTCTGTGTCTGTCCACCCAGATTCTCCTTCCTCAGAATCAGGAACCTCTGCCAGGAAAGCCTGTCCTCCATTAGCGGAggctgcagcagcagctgcagcaccaTCTCCAGGGCGGAAGCCCAGCCCCAATTCATCTACTTCAACCTTATTTTTTTTGCCCTTACCCTTGCCGCCAGTTCGCGATCTGGTTCCACCCTTAGCTCCACCTTTGGGTACAGCTCCAGTAGCTGACCCAGCCTTAGGTATAGCCCCAGTATGAGCTCCAGGGGTTGCTTTCTTGGTGGCAGCTGCCATTCTAGGGAACCCTGAAGTCCCAGGAGCCTCTGCAACCCCAGTAGGCGCTACAGCCCCAGTAGGGGCTGCTGGTCCAGAAGGAGCTGCTGGCCCAGAAGGCGCTGCTGCCCCAGTAGGCACTGCTGCCCCAGTAGGCGCTCCTGCCCCAGAAGGCGCTGCAGCCCTAGAAGGCACTACCGCCCCAGAAGGTGCTGCTACCCCAGTAAGCACTGCCGGTATGGAAGCCTCCACCACCTCGGTAGGTGCTGCCACCTCAGTAGGAGCTGGCACACCAGAAGGTACCACTGGCACCCTGGGAGCCTCTGCTGTGAGAGGGGCTTCTGCCAATTTAGGAGCCCCTGCCATTGCAGGGGCCTTTGCAGCTGTGGGAGCCTCTGCCTCCCGGGGAGGTGGTGCCACTGCAGAATCCGCTGTGGATTCTGATTCAGCTTTAGGCCCAACCCCGGTCCCTTCTGCCTCCTGGGCTTGACTTCCTGCTCCACTCTGAACCTCAGCACTGGATGCAATTGGGGCCACTGCTTCAGCTCCAGCCGTGTCCAGAGCAGAGGCTTCATCCTCGGCCCTATTCTCTGCCCCAGTACGGGCTGGGGTTGGAGGACCAAATCCTGGCCCAAGGTCAATTGTGAATCCAGCCTTTAGTCCAGCTCTAGCCCTGGCTCCAGTCCCTGCCACAGCCCTGGTCTTGGGCTTGGCCAGTCTCTTCTTCATCTGGTTTTTTCCCCTGGCATATTTGTAGACACAGTACCAGGCACTGGCCCCGATCACTATCCCGGCGGCTACACAGCCAGCATCCCGAACACGGCTCATGGTGCAGCTGGAGTAATTCTCTGATCCAGGATGTGGAACTGGTGTGCCCAAGTCAGGTGCGTGCACGTACAGGCAAGGCACTTCAGCTCAGGCTTGCAAGTTCTGCCGAGGCTGAAAGCCAAGCAGGACCTGGGGTAAAGGGTAAATATGAGCCTTAGGGCTCTGGCTCACTTCATGCCTAACCAGGTCTACTTAGAGGAGAGTTTGGGGACATAATGCTTGGTGAGTGGGCTACAGGTGTTAAGGCTTGTGTTTGCTGATTCAGGACCCTGGTTGTCTAATATTTTCTACATCATTCATCCCTAGCACACCCTGCCCGGAGTCAACACACCTAATTTCCCAGCACCTAAATGGGGGATGAGAGACAGTAAAGACTTCAGGAAAGCTGCTGGAGAGCCAGAAAGAATCCAAGGTTCTGCTCGATTCCCTCAACCCCACCTCAAAGGTCCCCAGATGACGCTCATACACATACCAACCTGCTGGAGCAGGAACAATTTGCTCTTCTTCACAAAGTTTGTAGCTGTGCAGGCCCCAGTGGCGGACACACCTGTTGAGAGATCCCAGAAAGGGCATTTTGGGGGCCTTTGGTAGATGgattctcttcttttcctgatttGAACCCCTGTGGGCAAGTTTCTCCCTCTTAgggctcctctctcccttcatATCATTTCCTCCTCAAACTCTCATTTAAGAAGGCAAATTCCACACCCCTTTCCCAGAACCAAAAAGGACAAGCCCAGGGCAAGGGTGTCTTGTTAagagggagaagatggaggaaggggagcctCTGGTCCCAATTTCTGCTCTGGTTTCTGCCACACCTATACCAGGGGTTCTCAAAGCGTTCCCACTCCCCGCACTGACCTCCAAGGATTAGGgctgtttctccttccttcagTTCAGTTAGAGCTTCATCCTAAGGGCAGACTGAAGGGCAGAAATACAGACAGTAGACGTTGGAGACAGAGCCTGGTGGATGGCACGGACCCAAGACGAGAGTCCCCAATTGCTTTTTAGCATTCACATACGAGAAAGACAAACGGTTCCACCTCTCAATTCCCTccactcttctccctcctcccctcccaccccaacccccgcccctgCGCAGACTCCCCAGGCACTCAACCCCTCCTTCCCTTTGCCCCGCCTCCCTGTCCGCCATTTCTCGGGGACACTCGGCCACACCCCTTCTCCTGCACCGaagcgggagggggcggggcgagggTGCAGCGAAAGCTGGATGGGACGCGGGGCTGAGGATTACAGCCGAACCATCTAGCGTCTCCCTACTATGACCACCCGTCCTTcagtccccaggccccaggcctaGCATCAGCCTGCAGAACAGGGGCCCCAGTGTTTGCCCTTTCGGTTTGATTGTCGTGTTTTTCCACTGTTCCTCCGCTCTTGGACTCCgcctcccaccccccatcccaaTCCCCTGTTAACCGCCATTTCTCCCGCCTGCGTACCCGAACTCCTTTTTCAGGGCTGAAAAAACAGGAGCGAAGCACTGTGTGAGCCGGAAGTGTCTGGAAAGCAGCCTGGGGCTTAGCACGCGGTTTAATACCAGATTCTCTCAGGATCTCCCCTCCTGTGAAGCCCACACAGAGCCAGACCCGCCACCTCCCCTACAAAGGCTGGCACACCCATTTCCCAGCACCCCCAAAGGACTGGGGGCCcccgggggggaggggaggatgcgGGGGCGATGGTCGGGGGAGATATCTGCGAAGTGAGAGTGGGAGTGAACAGGCCAGATTGTTTCCTAATTGCGTGCCCCTCCAATCACCCTTTCCCAACCTCCCCACTGGCCTTATATGCGCTGCCACgtttatttctcttccctcctcctctcaaaCCAGACGGGATGTGGGGTGCGGGGCCTGAGTGTCAAAAAACAGAGCCAGAAAAACATTGGCTGGGAGAGGAAGTAAGCGGATTCTCCGCAAGTATATCAGCGTCTTTAcgttcccccctccccctctcccgcCGCCCACCAAAATGAGCTGCGACTGAGCGCGGGGGTCTGGAGAGCCGGCCAAGGGCTGGCAAGGAGGAGGCACCCGCGGCCTCAGACTCCCGCATCTCTGGGCTACTCCTAAACAGGGGTGCCAGGCCATGCCCACCCTCACACCCACCTGCCCGGATCTGGGGGAATTTTCTCCTCCGCCTCCTCGCCTGGGTTAAATGCACGGCAGTACGCAGCGCAATAGAGTTGGTACCCAGAGGAGGACGGAGGACGGCGGTCAGGGCTTTAAGTAACTTTGCCCACGTCAGCTCCTGGTCACGTGAGGGCTGCATCGCCAGTAAGCTTGGGTCCCCAATTTCCACTCCCACCAACAGCACGAGCCCCCTCCTTTACCCTCACTCCCACCTCACCCCATCACATCAGGTTCTGTCAATCAGTTTTTTGTCTTTGTAGTCCCAGAGGCCAAAAGTAACACCTTTTCTCTGTGTAagaatttgcctttctctggTTACAGGGGAGGGGATGCATCTTCTTGGAGGGTATTGACAATTTGTACCTTTTTGCTGGGGGAATTATCTCATTGTTTCCTGGGCAACTGGACACTCTTCCGTCTTTCTCCTCTAATCTCCCATCTCCTAGCGCCCACCATTTACCTTGCAGTTGGGACCCTGTTCCAGTATAGATAAGGGGCAGGATGTCAGAAAGGAGACAAGGAGTGGTAGTGGGGTCTTTTGTAATacttctctgctttgtttttaaagctaCCACCACCCTTTATTATTATGgtaagaaaatacaacaaaacaagaGCTCAGTGTGggaagcagcaacaacaacaacaaaagagtaGGCATGTTTTAGAAAAAAGATTTCCCATTAATAGTGGAAAGCACCACAATTTGGTTAATTTTTAACACATAGAAAATGAATTCTATTAGCCACATAAGAAATAGTTTTCAAAACATGCTAaggtatttgaatattttaaaatggaatttttttctcaacaaGATAAGTGTGTTTCCATATGATCTGTAAATTGATCCATGGAGAGATGTTCAGTTGTCTGATCTTATTTATTATGGACAAATAATATCCAactttttccccttctgggacaGCTTTTAAGttggataaataaatgatccTGTCTTGTTCTGTTAgagaaacatatttatttaatgttccCAAACCATTGCTGACTGCTGTGTGAACCTCTTGTAATTTGATGGCTGTAACCATGACAGTTTTGAACACCTGTCCCTGGATTAGGTTCCAGTTTTGTGATTCAGCTCTGGGCAAAAGGAAGAGCTGTCGGGCCAAGGAAATGACAGATGTGAGGGTTGCAGAGATGGTCAAATCCTTCCAGGCCTGTCAAGAGGGGAGTGAAGAAGGTGCTGCCCTCCCACCTCTTCTATATTCCAGAACCTCTCATCCCCTGCATTTGGGCACCAGACACTGTTGCTAACCCCAAAAGTATACATGGATGGGTGACCAAGGTGGTAAATGCCACCTTCACTCAAGTGATCAACCTGAGTAAATGCCTTTGGCTTCtacccctcttccttccctccctccctccctccgacTCCCACAGAGGTAACTTGGGGGTCCAGAGAAGGGATTGCTGTTCCCACTTACCCTTGCAGCTGCGGGGTTTCCACAAAGATTGCTGGGGGAAACTCCCAGGCCTGCTCGCCCTGCCCTTATTCACGGTGGCTGAGTTCACCTTGTTCCTGACACTGTCTGCTGCTACCACCTGGCCTGAGAGGTACAGCCTGCTGGCCTCTCACCTCTGGTCTCCTCACCTCAGGGCACCCAGGGAGAAACTAGCCTTGCTTAGGGGTTACTGCCCACAGCCCACATCCACCTTGGTGTCCCCCTAGCCAACTGTATGCCTGGGCCCGAGGGAGTGTCCCCACTGACCATGTGATTAACCTAGAGAAGGCGGTCTCAGCTGGCCACCTCTGTGTTCTACGTGAAATTGCACGCAAGGTTTTGTTTGTGAGTGTTTGTGTAATTAATTGCATTTGGGGGCAGTGGCGAATAGAGGTCATTTATCTCATCAGTTTCTCAAGGGGTCTGAGATCCCTGCCCTAGATATTAAGAACCAATACAATGGCCTAGAGAGTTTGTGTTATATAAAATAGTTCAGATtaggaatatcttttttttttctgataataaaagttatatatatatatatatatatatatatatatatatatatatatggtttaaaatattcaaaacaataaagaaatatgtAAAGTATACAGGGAAAGGGCTCTGTGGTATCTTTTCAATTGAAGTCGTTGCTAATgatttccagctttctttttatgTGCATATTAGTAAGTGCATTTGTGCTTATTAATCAAGTTCTGAATTgagcaacaataaacaaataacaagCATTTAGAATTTGTATTGTCATTGTAGTAAACCTGCAGATTAATTTGaggaatattaacattttaaactgagACTTCCTCTCCAGGAATATGACATGTCTCCATTTTGCTCAGATCTAGTTTTATGCTTATTCATCAAATTTTGTGAATTTCTTCAGCTAAGTAATCCCTATTACTTGTTAGGTTTTTCCTGGGTATTTAGTAGTCTGTGTTGCTGAAATGCTATTCCTTTCTCCAATTACAATTTCTGATAGGtgattttcttaaggaaaatgttaaactattacatatttattttggaTCTGCCAACTTTTGTGATCTGTCTCATTAATCccaatagttttccaaagtgataaCTTTAGTTCTTCCAGGTATGTATACATAATCATCTGCAAATgatgatttttacatttcttcctttccaatatttataacatttttgttttccttttctgcatGTGTTATATTGAACAGAACCTCCAGGATTATGTTGATTAATGGTGATGCCTCCTGATCTTGttcttgaagaaaatgagaataccTCTTATGTTTCATCATTTAGTGCAACTTTTACTATTTCtaatagattttaattattttttcaaggtTACTTTTACTTACATTTATCAGTATCACACAAAAAGCAGTGCAAAGAAATAATGTCAAGAGACATTGCTTTGGGAAAGGTCCctggtgttctccttacttgctatgagtaataaatccttccttctcccccatcAAAAAAGAAAGTCAGTAAGTAGATGTAAGTCATAAGTTCTGTGGTCTTGGTAGCCCACAAGGAGTGAGGAATCTGCTAGGTCAGAAGAGTCTCTGTTATAGTCTTCATCAGGTTAAGGATATTTTCTTTCATACTTATTTTAATGTAACCAAGAATAattcattaaattataaatttttaattctttactgCATAAGCAAAATTTCCACTTATtcctattttactattttttttttaatttaggactAGCTGACTCAGTTTATCAAATGCTTGGAGTGtaagatttcttttctccttcagtttgCCGTTGTAATGAATGATGTGGATAGACCAGTCTCCCTGTGACTCTAAGTCTCCCAAGTTCAAACTCCCCACTCACCTCCCTTGTTTAGGGTAAATGCTAATGTCCTTCCTACAACTGATAGGGCCCTATTCTCTTCAACCTTATTACCTCTCTGCCTCATCTTCTACTACTCTCTCTAGATGAGAGATCCTGGCCTCCTTGATGTTCCTAGAACATACTGGGCTTGTTGCCTTCACAGAACTTTGCATTTGCTTGTCCTCTTGCCTGGGGTATTCTTCCCCCAGATATCACCACACATAGAGCCCTCACTAAGTTTAGATCTTTACTCAAAGATCACCTTTCTAGTGATGCCTTCTTTGGCCACCCTGTGTGAAAGTTTAACCCCTCTCAACTTTACATatcttcttttcctgcttttaatttttttcttttcagtatgtaTCACtgaaaatatactatatattttgtttatttaccttGTTTATCTCTCTCACTAAATGTAAAATTGAGTCTGTTTTATTCACCCCTGTAATCACAGCATTGAGAACAATGCACagtatgtagtaggtgctcagtaaatgttcaataaatgaataaataaaggaatagcTTTCTAACATGCCTCTTGTAACAATTCTCTCACTCTAGAAATAAAGCCTAGTTGGTTATGCCATATTAGCAGATTTGTAAACTCTCACAtaaatgattaattaaatcaGGATCTTGTCCTGTGACAAGATGTGGAAGACATTAAGATTGCTTTGAGTGGCATGTGTAAAGCTTATTATGCAGTGGGAATGATTGTTAATGATacatgccttttttaaaaataatatttttctcttgaaagaaaATAGTTCAATTATATTCtccaataacaaaataatgcatatttgacttaaaaaaaaaaaggaaagagaatagtgctaacaagaaaataacaaaatccaTTCTTAATCTCTGCTTACTTCCCTGACACCCCTTCCCCCAATCCTCATTTCCAGGTATTTTCTGGACTGCAGAGATGAGAACATTAGTGATTCCCAGGGAAAAAGGTGAAGGGAGCAGGGAAAAGGACAGA is drawn from Camelus ferus isolate YT-003-E chromosome X, BCGSAC_Cfer_1.0, whole genome shotgun sequence and contains these coding sequences:
- the ARMCX2 gene encoding armadillo repeat-containing X-linked protein 2, with amino-acid sequence MSRVRDAGCVAAGIVIGASAWYCVYKYARGKNQMKKRLAKPKTRAVAGTGARARAGLKAGFTIDLGPGFGPPTPARTGAENRAEDEASALDTAGAEAVAPIASSAEVQSGAGSQAQEAEGTGVGPKAESESTADSAVAPPPREAEAPTAAKAPAMAGAPKLAEAPLTAEAPRVPVVPSGVPAPTEVAAPTEVVEASIPAVLTGVAAPSGAVVPSRAAAPSGAGAPTGAAVPTGAAAPSGPAAPSGPAAPTGAVAPTGVAEAPGTSGFPRMAAATKKATPGAHTGAIPKAGSATGAVPKGGAKGGTRSRTGGKGKGKKNKVEVDELGLGFRPGDGAAAAAAASANGGQAFLAEVPDSEEGESGWTDTESESDSEPETQQRGRGRRPAPMQKRPFPYEIDEILGVRDLRKVLALLQKSDDPFIQQVALLTLSNNANYSCNQDTIRKLGGLPIIANMINKTDPHIKEKALMAMNNLSENYENQGRLQIYMNKVMDDIMASNLNSAVQVVGLKFLTNMTITNDYQHLLVNSIANFFRLLSQGGGKIKVEILKILSNFAENPDMLKKLLSTQVPSSFSSLYNSYVESEILINALTLFEIIYDNLRAEVFNYREFNKGSLFYLCTTSGVCVKKIRALADHHDLLVKVKVIKLVDKF